The genomic window GATCCTAGGGCGTGATGGTTCTTACCATGTACATCGTTGGCGATAGCTCCCCCCATGGTTACCAACTGGGTGCCTGGCGTCACTGGCAGAATCCAGCCGCGCGGAATCACTAATCGCTGGATATCACGCAGCAGAACTCCTGCCTCACAGATAAGGCGGCCAGTTTGTTCGTCGAATGCGATGAAGTGATCAAGGCCGGTAGTGACCCAAAGCATACCCTCCGGATTCAAACAGACATCCCCGTAACTGCGTCCCATGCCGTGGGCAATGCCAAGTTTGCGTCGTTCACAAACAATAGATGAGACCTTAGCAGGATCATTCAACACCGCGGCTTCGTGCTGATTTGCACTCAGGCGTCCCCAGGAGGACACAGATCTCATACGGATTCCATGCGAAAAACGTATCGCTTATCGAGATAATACTTAGTCAGATAGCCGATTGCCAGGCCAATGATGCCTCCTAGATAGCGCATCTCCTTAGTCTCGAAGATATGGTCGAAGCCGAACTCAAAGCCCCAGAAAATCACCGTAGTCGCCAGTCCCATTACGGTGTAGAGGACGAACGTCTTACCATCGTGTGCAGCATCACGAGCGCGGAAGCGGAAAATATAGCGCTTGTCTAGGATATATTTAACGATTAGGCCGGCACCTGTACCTATGATCATAGACGCAAGAATGTCAAACGCCCCAATATAATAGCGAATTACAATATCCTGCGCTCCGATGTTTACCGCTGTCGCAATTAGTGCGAAAATCGCATATTTGATTGTTAAATTCATGCAAACAAAATCATCTCATAATAACAAACGACTAAAATATGCATGATACCGTAATAACTTACACAACACTAGCTCGACTATCTGGCCTTCTCAAACTAATGCGGCCAAAACAATGGGTCAAAAACGGCTTCGTCCTTGCTCCGCTGATGTTTTCTGGGGATTTTTTGAACGCTGGTGCTGTGAGCCATGCATTGTTCGCGACACTGCTTTTTTGCCTGGCTTCTTCTGCGACCTATATTGTCAACGACATGCGCGATATTGAGCATGATCGTCGTCATCCGAAGAAATCCAAGACCCGCCCCTTAGCAGCCGGAATTGTCACGATTCCTATGGCCCTAACTTTATTGGCAGTACTTTATAGCACCTTAGTTTGGGGCTGGTTTGTTGCACCTGATGTAGTGCAGGTTATCGCAGCCTATATGATTTTAAACCTAGCCTATACGTTTATCTTGAAGCACGAACCCGTAGTAGACATATTCACCATCGCTATCGGTTTCGTGCTTCGTGTTTATGCTGGAGCCGTAGCTTTAGGAGTACCTGTGTCATCATGGATGTTTATCACCACACTTTGCCTTGCTCTTTACCTGGCTGCAGTAAAGCGGCGACAGGAACTTAGCCAGAATGGCATAGAAGGCCGCAAGGTACTCGCGAAGTACTCAGTATCGCTGGTAGACCGTTATGCTGAAATGTCAGCGACCGGCGCATTGGTTTTCTACAGTATGTTCGTGATGTCGGCTAAGCCTCAACTGGTTATCACTGTCCCTTTGGTACTGTTTGGTTTGTTCCGTTATTGGTACGTGGTCGAGGAATTGGATGGCGGAGAATCACCAACCGATGCACTGATAGCTGATTGGCAGTTATTGCTCACCGTTGTGTTGTGGATAGCGGCGTGCGGTTGGGCTTTGTGGCCGGGGCAGGGATTATGATGGATTTATCATATGCACTTACGCCTTTCTTGGCCTGGCTCGTCGCTGGGATCATGAAGTTCTCGATCAATAGCATCAAGGCAAAACAATTCGCCTTTGGCTTGATTGGCTATGGCGGACTCCCCAGCAATCACAGCGCCATCGTTAGCAGCATGGCCGCACTCATTGCGATCAAGGAAGGTTTTGGACACCCGGCTTTCGGAGTGGCGATCACATTAGCCTTCATCGTGATGCTCGATGCGAGCAGCCTGCGTCGTCAAGTTGGAAAACATGCTGCGGCTATCAACAAGTTGGCGGTTGAATCAATAGATCACCAGGAGTTGCGAGAGCGCATGGGCCATTCGCGCGTGGAGATTGCTGCCGGCGTTCTGGTGGGTATTGCCGTTGCTTTTGCAGTGGAAATTATCCTAGCTTGATGGATAAATCCAAGGCAACCGACGACTTGGCTCCCCTAGACCAGCATCCCGCACAATTTTCTTAGTGCTGCTTATCTTTGATAAAAAATTAGCATCCTACTTTCAGCTTAGATAGAAAGCTATCGCTCACAATATTAAACATACAAACCAAGCTATTTGCTGATGAATTTAATATTTAAAACACGACCACAAAACATATCTTTTTTTGCATTTTAATTTCCATATTCCCACTATGACAAAAATCATCTCCGCCAATCTTAATGGCATACGTTCCGCGGCTAAAAAAGGTTTTTTTGAATGGTTTGAGAAGGAAGCGGCTGACTTTGTTTGTGTGCAGGAGTTGAAGGCACAGGCGGCGGATATGACGCCTGATTTTTTGACACCGCATGGCTATCATGGGCATTTTCATTATGCCGAGAAGAAGGGTTACTCGGGTGCTGGTGTGTATAGCCGCAGTAAACCGGATGCCGTGCATATCGGTTTTGGTAGCCCTGAGTTTGATGCTGAGGGGCGCTATGTGCGCTGCGATTTTGGTAATTTGTCGGTGATCTCGGTGTATTGCCCTTCCGGCTCTTCTTCGCCGGAGCGGCAAGAGGCGAAGTTCCGTTTTATGGAATTGTTCATGCCACATCTGGCGGGCTTGATTGCCGAGGGGCGCGAGCTGGTGATTTGTGGCGACTGGAATATCGCGCACAAAGAAATCGATCTCAAGAACTGGAAGAGTAATCAGAAAAACTCTGGCTTCTTGCCGGAAGAACGCGCCTGGATGACGTCCTTGTTTGATGATGTCGGTTGGGTCGATGTGTATCGCCAGCTGCATCCGGAAACTACTGGTGACGCGTATACCTGGTGGAGCAATCGCGGCCAGGCATGGGCGAATAATGTCGGTTGGCGCATCGATTATCATGTCGCCACTAAAGGCATCGCTGGCACCGCGCAATCTGCCTCTATCTACAAAGAACAGCGTTTTAGCGATCATGCACCCTTGATTATTAATTACGCGTAAAGCCTGTAATTAAAGATACTCCCTTCCAGTAAATTTTGCTTGCCCATGTGTTTATTGCGCGAATGCCTGTGTTTATGTTGGAAATAAGGGGAGTATCTGATTTGATAGCCTCCCCTTGCCAAATTCCAGCGCTTAATCGAGACGCTGTACTCGGTCGGTTTTCAGGCCCGTTAAGTCTGCGCCCTGGGCCCGCATATACTGCTCAAACGCTTCCAGATCACGCCCTAGCACTTTGCGCTCAGTACCTTGTTTGAAGACTGTGAAGCCATCACCGCCGTCCGCCAGAAAACTATTCACCACCACCGTATATTGTTTAAGCGGATCTAAGGCTAGTCCGTGCAGGCGCACATCTTGCAGCATGTTTGCCGGCTCGGCGCCGGCTTTCCAACGATAGCTAAAACCGTCAGAGACAAACAGTTTTTTCGGGTTGGCCTTGCTGCCGCCCTGCCATTGTTGCTGTAGTAAAGCGAGGATTTTCTCGCCCGTCAACTGCATACTAATCAGCGTATTGCCAAAAGGCTGTACAGCGTAAATGTCGCCGTAATTGATTTCAGTTGGCTGGCCCTGCTTGCCTAAGACCAGATCGCTGCGTATGCCACCGGCGTTCATCAAGGCGAAGTCGGCCTTGCCTATGCTTTTTGCAAATGTCAGTTGGGCATCGGCGATCACATTGCCCAGGCTGCTGTCAAATTTGCCTGCTTCACTGGCGCGCGTCAGTGAAACACTCAGACGCGTCACCGGACGGGTGCGCACCTTGGCGGTCAGGCTGGCGACCTCGGCTAGCAATTGCTGCGCCTCAGGGTCGACGCTGAGCTTGCTTTGCTCTATCAAATGATTACTCGCCACTGCCTTGATCACTTGCTGGCTGCTGCGGTCTATGGTTAAGGTGGTTTCGGTCAGGTAAGCACCGTAGCTGCGCGCCTGCACCAGCAGACGGCCATCGATCTTGCAGGTGTAACCCTGATGGGTATGGCCGGACACCACCAGACTGATCGCCTTGTCGAGTTTTTTACTGATGGCGATGATAGGCCCCTGCAATCCCTCACAGGCATAACTTGGGTCATTCGCAGCGCCCTGATAGCTAGCGCCTTCATGTATCAAGAGCACGATGGCTGCCACACCCTGGCGCTGGATCTCCGGCACGTAGCGGTTGATGGCGTTGGCCTCTTCTTCAAAATGCAAATCCTTGACACCATCGCCGGCCACCAGATTCGGCGTGTCCGAGGTGACCGCGCCGATAAAGGCGACTTTAAATTCGCCGACCTGGCGTATCACATAGGGCTTCACCCAAGCGCTGCCATCGGATTTTTTACTGACATTGGCGGCGATGTAGTCGTACTTGGCACCGCTAAAACCCGGGAAGGCACAGCCGTCGGTCGGACAGATTCCAGCCAGCTTAGCTTGCAAGGCAGCGCCACCGGCATCGAACTCATGATTGCCTAATGCGGTGACCGACAACCCGAGTTGATTCAAGGCGGCAATCACAGGCTCGTCACGCAACATGGCCGAGGCGATCGGTGAAGCCCCCATCAAATCACCGGCGCCGACCAGAATGCTAGCACCCACTGCAGCGCGACGTTGCTTCAGCATGCTGGCGAAATACGCATAGCCGCCCGCCGCTGTTGGCGCACCTACATGTCCGTGTCCATCGTGCACGGGAGCCGAGGGTGCCATATAGGGCACCGGCTGCTCGGCTTGCAGATTGCCGTGAAAATCGTTGAAGCTGAAGATGGTAATTTCGGCGCTGCCTGTTTTGGCCGCTTGTCGCGCCGACTCGGGCGTAGCGCAGGCCGCCAGCAGCGACAAGGCGCAGATGGTAGAAAGTAGTTTGATTTTGAACATAGTTGCTTTCGCTTGCTAGCAATAAAAAAGGTCTGCAACTCGCATTGCAGACCTTGATGTTAAACGCCCGCTGCTCTATGGCGGATGGCGCTTAGCCGTTTATCCGATTATCCGATTAGAAATCGGCAGATAAAGTGACAGAAGTAAAGCGTGGTGCGCCCAGATTATAGAACACGCTTTTTGCACTTGCTGAACCATAGGCCACCGCATTGGTGACGTTAAAACTAGATGGGTTACGGTACTCAGTATTAAGCAAATTGCTGACGCTTAAACGTAAAGTTGGCTTTTTCGCCCAACCGAAATTCGCAAACTGGTAACCGGCATCAAAGCCCACCTGAGTATATGCAGGAACCAATTCATCATTGGTCATGGTCGCCCATTGGTCGCCCGTGTATTTAGCTTTCAGACGGGTGTACCAAACGGCTGTTTCATACTGCGCGCTTAGACCCAGTTTCCACTCAGGCGTCAAAGTCATTTGCTTGCCCGCAGTTGGTAACACTGCAGTTTTGCTGACGACCAGATTATCCTTGATTTCGCTATGTGCATAACCGGCAGAACCGTAGAAAGACCAGCCATTCACTGGTGTATTTCCCAACTCAACTTCAATACCATGGGTGCGTACTTTACCGACGTTCGACAGACTGCTAGTGGCGGAGATAGGATCATAGGCAGTTGCCTGACGATCCGAAAAATCAACCATGTAGGCAGTTAATTGCGCAGTAAGTCTGTCGCTTTGCAGGCGATAGCCAACGTCAAGATTGTACGAAGTTTCGGCTTTGACATCGACCGGCATAGTTGGCTGGCCATTGACGATCACCACACTACCTGAAGTCTGGTAGATGAAGTTTGGCGGCGCCTTCATATTTTTTGCCAGGCTGGCGAACACTTGATTGTTATTATCAATCTGGTAGCGCGCGCCCAATTGCGGCAATAATTCTGAATATGTTTTACTAATTTGATAGTTCACACCAGAGCCATTATTCGCAGAGCCGGCTGAGGTATTCGAGGTACCTTCATTCGCATAGTTGGTGAAATCACGCTTCATAGTTGGCGCACGCAAGCCAAGATTGAAACTCAATTTATCATCCATCAGGCTAATCGTGTCTTGCAAGAAGAACTGATATGCGGTGCTGATGGTTTTTTGATCGCGTGCCTGGAATTGCGATCCATCCGGGCGATTGATACGACCTTCTTGCATCCAGATATCCGCTGCATTACCCGCTGCATCCACTGCCACCATAGGCGCGAATTGTTCATGCACCGCACGCTCATACCAGAAACCACCAAGTATCTGATGCATACCGATAGTATGAGTCAGGGAAGCGGTGATACCTGGACGATTGGTGCGCGTCACACTGCTGCTGGCGACGGTTACTTTATCTAAAGTATCGCCATCACCATTGAGATCTACCCCAGCGGTATTTTTACCTGTTGCGCGATTCAAGAAGGTGTTTTCGTTTTGCAGACGTTGTTGCACGCCGCCAGTACCGTAACCAAACCAGTAGTAAGGAGTCACTTTAATATCCGTGTTCTCACCTAAACGGAACTTGCCAGTCACCGATGCGATCACGTTTTCAAATGGGTTCTGCGTCAACTTATAAAATGCATCCGCATTTTTTTGCTCCACATCGACATCGGCCTTGCCTGGGGTGGGTGTCTTGTGACCAGCGAATGTCGTTGCGTAATCGTAGTAGTAACCTTTACTTGGATTGTTCAGATCGGCCAGATTAAAGGTACTGATGTTTTGGTTGATAGCGCGGTTGTACAGTATTGTTCCGTTGATAGAATTAAATCTATCAAAGTCAGTGCGGAATCCCAGATCCATATGATCGCGCTTGGCACCGCCCAAACCCTTCCATTTATCGGCCTGCGCATGCGAGGCCGAGATAAAGAAACGGGAACGGCCATCCGACCACAAACCTGTATCGTAACGAATAAAGGTCTTAGTTAAATTGAGCTCACCTATGGTTTGCATGAAACGGAAATTCTTTTCCTTGGACGGATCGCAAGTGGTGATACCGAAATTGCCGCCAGTAGCGCCGATTTGCGGTGAGTCTATGTCACTAGAACCCTGAGTCACAAACTGGGTACAGGTATTTTCCTGATCCACAAATTCTTGCGGGTACACGGCAAAACTACCAGAGTCATTGACTGGTACGCCATTGATAGTGGCACCAATCTGATCGCTATTAAATCCGCGCAATGTCAAACCACCGCCAAACAAACCAGTGGCATCATAGTTATAACTATTTACCGCTGGCATTAATTCCAGGGCTTCATAGGCATTACCGGTCGGACGCTGTTTCGCCAATTCTTCTGCAGTGATGGTGCTGCGTGCCTTAGGCGCGTTTTCTTGCACCATCAAACCCATACCAACTTTTTTTCCGGTGATAGTGACTTGTTGCGAACTGACAGGTTCATTCGACTCAGCCGTTTGCGCAAAGGCTGTGCCCATGCTCAGGCAAGTCAGTTGTGCTGCAACGGCAAGCATCGATAAGCGCGATGGAAACGCGCCCGACGAGGATTTGGATGGCTTCATTTAGATTCCCGTATTAAGTGGAGGTTAACTATGTTTAAAAAAATGACTAAATAATCTAGGACGACAATGCTGCTATTTATTGCTTCGAAATTGCTTGGAAATTGCTTGGAAAATCGGAACTCATGTGCACGTGCAGCAAACATACTTAAATCATATTCTGACGAAAATATTTTGTAACATTGAAATAAAATCGTTGTGTACTCACAACAAAACCGCTCAAATGCCAGCGTTTTTGCAAATTTTTTGATGTCTAGCTCTTTTTGCGCAAACGATTGCTAGTTACTTCAAAAAAATATTCTTATTTACGCAAACGATTGCTATTGAAGCTCAAAAAAATAGGCGCCTCTATGACAACACCTATATTCATGCGAACTTCACTTATTATTCACTGCCTTTGACTCTGTCTTACCGATCTAGCTTTATGACAAATGTAACACAGTGTAAAACTTAGTTCAGCACAGAAATTCGATAGACCGAAGTTTGCCAGCCAATTATGAAAACTTGATGACAAGCCTGAACAAGCCATGCCTTGTTGAGCTCGGCGGCAAAAATTTTGATGACAAGGATTTCGCGCTAATGCGCTAGTGATTTGATGTGGGGCAGGATGGGAGCCTGGGTATTGCGCATTTGCAGCAAGCTATGCTGCAACGCAATATTGCATTAATCGACGGCAGCGATGCCTTTTACATTGGTTTTATACGCTGTGATCGCATTCAGGTCCAAGCCTTTGGCATGGGCATACAGCGGCATGACCTCTGGAAGATGACGTTGTATTTCGGCGATTCTGTCGCTACCGGCAGGATGGGTAGAGAGCCATTGCGGCGGTGCACCCTTGCTTGCCATTCCCATTTTTTGCCAGAGTGCGACCCCGGCACGCGGATCGTAGCCGGCCCGTGCCGCGATATCGAGGCCAACCACATCGGCCTCGGTTTCGTCATCGCGCGAGAATTTCAACATACCGACTTTGGCAACGCCACCGCCTAGCGCACCCGCTAAATTGGGGTCGTAGCCTTTGACGCTGGCAAGTAATTCCAGCGCCTTGACGCCGAGATTGGCGGCCATGGTTTTACCAGCGCGCTCGGCCCCGTGTTCACGCAGAGCATGGGCGATCTCGTGCCCCATCACGATGGCGACTTCATCATCGGTGAGTTTCAGGGTATCTAAGATGCCGGTGTAAAAGGCAATTTTTCCACCTGGCATACAGTAGGCATTGATTTGCTTGGAACCTAACAGATTGACTTGCCACTTCCAATCCAGCGCACGCTCATTCCAGCGCATTGCAAACGGGATCAGCTTGGCGGCGATCGCACGCAGCCGTATCACTTGCGGATTATTCGACGGCGCTAGGGCATGTTGCTCTTGCGCCTGCTGCATGGTTTGCGCATATTGCTGGGCCGCTTGCCCTTCTAATTGGCCGTTACCTGCGAGTTTACGGAAAATCGACATTTCGCCGACCTTGACGCCATCTTGCGGCGCATTGTTTTGCGCCATGACGGAACCACTCACGACAAACAGACTGCCGATAGCCAGGTGGATAAGCGGGTGTTTCATGATAATACTCCTGCGAATTTCAATAATAGGACTTACGCAGAATCGCCCCAGCGTCGTTGTATCCGCCTTGTCGTACTAAAGTACTGCCTTCGGCGGTGCGCCTAGCTGGAACAATTTTGCATAAGTCCCGATAATAGCTACAGACCAAGATGGTAGCACTGGCCGCAAACTAAAGTGCGGCCAGCACTTTATGCCGATTTTTTTTCATTCCAGGGCGCGACTTTAAAGAGTAATAACATGCCGGGGATAGCC from Undibacterium parvum includes these protein-coding regions:
- a CDS encoding M48 family metallopeptidase, giving the protein MKHPLIHLAIGSLFVVSGSVMAQNNAPQDGVKVGEMSIFRKLAGNGQLEGQAAQQYAQTMQQAQEQHALAPSNNPQVIRLRAIAAKLIPFAMRWNERALDWKWQVNLLGSKQINAYCMPGGKIAFYTGILDTLKLTDDEVAIVMGHEIAHALREHGAERAGKTMAANLGVKALELLASVKGYDPNLAGALGGGVAKVGMLKFSRDDETEADVVGLDIAARAGYDPRAGVALWQKMGMASKGAPPQWLSTHPAGSDRIAEIQRHLPEVMPLYAHAKGLDLNAITAYKTNVKGIAAVD
- a CDS encoding GtrA family protein, with the translated sequence MNLTIKYAIFALIATAVNIGAQDIVIRYYIGAFDILASMIIGTGAGLIVKYILDKRYIFRFRARDAAHDGKTFVLYTVMGLATTVIFWGFEFGFDHIFETKEMRYLGGIIGLAIGYLTKYYLDKRYVFRMESV
- a CDS encoding decaprenyl-phosphate phosphoribosyltransferase, which translates into the protein MHDTVITYTTLARLSGLLKLMRPKQWVKNGFVLAPLMFSGDFLNAGAVSHALFATLLFCLASSATYIVNDMRDIEHDRRHPKKSKTRPLAAGIVTIPMALTLLAVLYSTLVWGWFVAPDVVQVIAAYMILNLAYTFILKHEPVVDIFTIAIGFVLRVYAGAVALGVPVSSWMFITTLCLALYLAAVKRRQELSQNGIEGRKVLAKYSVSLVDRYAEMSATGALVFYSMFVMSAKPQLVITVPLVLFGLFRYWYVVEELDGGESPTDALIADWQLLLTVVLWIAACGWALWPGQGL
- a CDS encoding TonB-dependent receptor; the encoded protein is MKPSKSSSGAFPSRLSMLAVAAQLTCLSMGTAFAQTAESNEPVSSQQVTITGKKVGMGLMVQENAPKARSTITAEELAKQRPTGNAYEALELMPAVNSYNYDATGLFGGGLTLRGFNSDQIGATINGVPVNDSGSFAVYPQEFVDQENTCTQFVTQGSSDIDSPQIGATGGNFGITTCDPSKEKNFRFMQTIGELNLTKTFIRYDTGLWSDGRSRFFISASHAQADKWKGLGGAKRDHMDLGFRTDFDRFNSINGTILYNRAINQNISTFNLADLNNPSKGYYYDYATTFAGHKTPTPGKADVDVEQKNADAFYKLTQNPFENVIASVTGKFRLGENTDIKVTPYYWFGYGTGGVQQRLQNENTFLNRATGKNTAGVDLNGDGDTLDKVTVASSSVTRTNRPGITASLTHTIGMHQILGGFWYERAVHEQFAPMVAVDAAGNAADIWMQEGRINRPDGSQFQARDQKTISTAYQFFLQDTISLMDDKLSFNLGLRAPTMKRDFTNYANEGTSNTSAGSANNGSGVNYQISKTYSELLPQLGARYQIDNNNQVFASLAKNMKAPPNFIYQTSGSVVIVNGQPTMPVDVKAETSYNLDVGYRLQSDRLTAQLTAYMVDFSDRQATAYDPISATSSLSNVGKVRTHGIEVELGNTPVNGWSFYGSAGYAHSEIKDNLVVSKTAVLPTAGKQMTLTPEWKLGLSAQYETAVWYTRLKAKYTGDQWATMTNDELVPAYTQVGFDAGYQFANFGWAKKPTLRLSVSNLLNTEYRNPSSFNVTNAVAYGSASAKSVFYNLGAPRFTSVTLSADF
- a CDS encoding exodeoxyribonuclease III; translated protein: MTKIISANLNGIRSAAKKGFFEWFEKEAADFVCVQELKAQAADMTPDFLTPHGYHGHFHYAEKKGYSGAGVYSRSKPDAVHIGFGSPEFDAEGRYVRCDFGNLSVISVYCPSGSSSPERQEAKFRFMELFMPHLAGLIAEGRELVICGDWNIAHKEIDLKNWKSNQKNSGFLPEERAWMTSLFDDVGWVDVYRQLHPETTGDAYTWWSNRGQAWANNVGWRIDYHVATKGIAGTAQSASIYKEQRFSDHAPLIINYA
- a CDS encoding bifunctional metallophosphatase/5'-nucleotidase, which gives rise to MFKIKLLSTICALSLLAACATPESARQAAKTGSAEITIFSFNDFHGNLQAEQPVPYMAPSAPVHDGHGHVGAPTAAGGYAYFASMLKQRRAAVGASILVGAGDLMGASPIASAMLRDEPVIAALNQLGLSVTALGNHEFDAGGAALQAKLAGICPTDGCAFPGFSGAKYDYIAANVSKKSDGSAWVKPYVIRQVGEFKVAFIGAVTSDTPNLVAGDGVKDLHFEEEANAINRYVPEIQRQGVAAIVLLIHEGASYQGAANDPSYACEGLQGPIIAISKKLDKAISLVVSGHTHQGYTCKIDGRLLVQARSYGAYLTETTLTIDRSSQQVIKAVASNHLIEQSKLSVDPEAQQLLAEVASLTAKVRTRPVTRLSVSLTRASEAGKFDSSLGNVIADAQLTFAKSIGKADFALMNAGGIRSDLVLGKQGQPTEINYGDIYAVQPFGNTLISMQLTGEKILALLQQQWQGGSKANPKKLFVSDGFSYRWKAGAEPANMLQDVRLHGLALDPLKQYTVVVNSFLADGGDGFTVFKQGTERKVLGRDLEAFEQYMRAQGADLTGLKTDRVQRLD
- a CDS encoding divergent PAP2 family protein; this encodes MDLSYALTPFLAWLVAGIMKFSINSIKAKQFAFGLIGYGGLPSNHSAIVSSMAALIAIKEGFGHPAFGVAITLAFIVMLDASSLRRQVGKHAAAINKLAVESIDHQELRERMGHSRVEIAAGVLVGIAVAFAVEIILA